The Neomonachus schauinslandi chromosome 11, ASM220157v2, whole genome shotgun sequence genome contains a region encoding:
- the ZNF214 gene encoding zinc finger protein 214, translating into MAVTFEDVTVIFTWEEWKFLDSSQKKLYREVMWENYTNVMSVGNWKESYKLQEERFRYLEHENLPCWQAWKNASAQIYENRNYVETVQGIDSRDLKQQDLSHHPEWLILSTQVPGYGNYEMTFEGKSPRNLKYTKFIPWQSFETKHTPRDYAREINVNDSHGFQGSRCHLGISRKNLSVEKEQKLIVQHSYVPTVEALPEYTGELCQHDLMKNSMEEEYCGCNKCKEIYYWNSQCVLHKRNQRGEKFYQCSISTACFSQRSDLYRHTRIHIGKKLYGCDEVDGNFSQSLGVHFHQRVCTGEVSYICHVCGKSFSQLCSLHNHQRVHTEEKLYKFECNKDLSRNSLLHIHQRLHIGEKPFKCDQCGKSFSRSSVLHVHQRVHTGEKPYKCDECGKGFSQSSNLRIHQLVHTGEKSYKCDDCGKGFTQRSNLQIHQRVHTGEKPYKCDDCGKDFSHSSDLRIHQRVHTGEKPYTCHECGKGFSKSSKLHTHQRVHTGEKPYKCEQCGKGFSQRSHLLIHQRVHTGEKPYKCDDCGKGFSHSSNLHIHQRVHTGEKPYQCMKCGKGFSHSSALRIHQRVHTGEKPDKCHEYYKGFDQSSHLHNDHT; encoded by the exons ATGGCAGTAACATTTGAAGATGTGACTGTTATTTTTACTTGGGAGGAGTGGAAATTCCTAGATTCTTCTCAAAAGAAGCTCTACAGAGAGGTCATGTGGGAGAACTACACAAATGTCATGTCAGTAG GAAACTGGAAAGAGAGCTACAAACTCCAAGAAGAAAGATTCAGATATTTAGAACATGAAAATCTTCCCTGCTGGCAAGCCTGGAAGAATGCCAGCGCTCAGATATATGAGAATAGAAACTATGTGGAAACTGTCCAAGGAATAGATTCCAGAGACCTAAAGCAACAAGATCTTTCCCACCATCCAGAATGGTTAATACTCTCCACCCAAGTACCAGGGTATGGGAACTATGAAATGACTTTTGAAGGTAAAAGTCCCAGGAACTTAAAATATACAAAGTTTATACCTTGGCAGTCCTTCGAAACAAAACATACCCCTCGAGACTATGCTAGAGAAATCAATGTGAATGATTCACATGGTTTTCAAGGAAGCAGATGCCATCTTGGCATATCTAGGAAAAATCTCTCTGTGGAAAAAGAACAGAAGCTTATAGTTCAACATTCTTACGTCCCAACAGTAGAAGCCCTTCCGGAGTACACTGGGGAGCTATGTCAACATGACCTAATGAAAAACTCTATGGAAGAGGAATACTGTGGatgtaataaatgtaaagaaatttattattgGAACTCACAGTGTGTTCTCCACAAGAGAAACCAACGTGGAGAAAAGTTCTATCAATGCTCTATTAGCACAGCATGCTTCTCTCAGAGATCAGACCTATACAGACATACAAGAATTCACATAGGTAAGAAGCTGTATGGATGTGATGAAGTTGATGGTAACTTCAGTCAAAGCTTAGGTGTTCACTTTCATCAGAGAGTCTGCACAGGGGAGGTTTCTTATATATGCCACGTGTGTGGTAAGAGCTTCAGTCAGCTCTGTAGTCTTCACAATCATCAAAGAGTGCATACAGAAGAGAAACTCTATAAATTTGAATGTAATAAGGACCTCAGTAGAAATTCATTACTTCACATTCACCAGAGACTTCACATAGGAGAGAAGCCTTTTAAGTGCGATCAGTGTGGTAAGAGTTTTAGTCGGAGTTCAGTACTTCATGTTCATCAGAGAgtccacacaggagagaaaccatatAAGTGTGATGAGTGTGGCAAGGGCTTCAGTCAGAGCTCAAATCTTCGAATTCATCAGTTAGTCCACACGGGAGAGAAGTCCTATAAATGTGATGACTGTGGGAAGGGCTTTACCCAGCGCTCAAATCTCCAAATTCATCAAAGAGTACATACAGGAGAGAAGCCTTATAAATGTGACGACTGTGGGAAGGACTTTAGTCACAGCTCTGATCTTCGTATTCATCAGAGGGTCCATACTGGGGAGAAACCCTATACTTGTCATGAATGTGGGAAGGGCTTCAGCAAGAGTTCGAAGCTTCATACTCATCAAAGAGTacatactggagaaaaaccctatAAATGTGAACAGTGTGGTAAGGGATTCAGTCAGCGTTCACATCTTCTCATTCATCAGAGAgtccacacaggagagaaaccctataaatgtgATGATTGTGGAAAGGGATTTAGTCACAGCTCTAATCTTCACATTCATCAGAGAgtccacacaggagagaagcctTACCAATGCATGAAGTGTGGCAAGGGTTTCAGTCATAGCTCAGCTCTTCGAATTCATCAAAGAgtccacacaggagagaaacctgaTAAGTGCCATGAGTATTATAAGGGATTTGATCAGAGTTCACATCTTCACAATGATCACACATGA